The nucleotide sequence GCACCCCAAAGCCCAGGAAGCTCAGGGCGGCCTCCAGGATGATCACGGTGCCCAGGCTGAGGGTGGCGCTGACGATGATGGGGGCCATGGCGTTGGGGATCATATGGCGCACCACAATCTGCAGGTCGGACATCCCGAGGGCGCGCGCGGCCTCCGTGAACATCTGCTCCCGCAGCGAGAGCACCACCCCTCGCACCAGACGCGCGGACCCCATCCAGCCGAAGACGCTGAGGACGATGATGATGATCACCACGCTGCTCCACTCCCGACTCAAGCCCGGGATGGTGATGTCGCTAAGGAGAGCGGAGACGGTCAGCAGGAGCGGGAGCAGCGGAAGGGTGAGCATGAAATCCACGATCCGCTGGATGAGGTTGTCAACCCAGCCCCCGAAATACCCGGAGATCGCCCCGATGAGGGCACCGGTGGTCTGGCTGATCAACGTGACCACAAATGCCACCGTCAGGGAGATACGGGCCGCGTGCATCAGCCGGGAAAGGACATCGCGGCCCAGCTCATCCGTCCCCAGCCAGTGGGCGGGGGACGGCCCCGCGTTCTTCAGGTTCAGGTTCTGCGCGTAGGGATCGTAAGGGGCGATCCACGGCGCCAACGCCGCGATGAGGATGAAACCCATCAGGATCGCGGCTCCGAAAAGGGCGACCCGGTGACGCCGGAACCGACGCCACACGATCTGGAGGTAACTTTCCTCCCGAACCGTCAGAAGGGCTTCCGCCCGCAGCTCTGCCGTCGCCATCTGTCCCCCTCACTCCAGCCGGATCCGCGGATCAACGATCGTATACAGGATGTCCGCCAACAGGTTGGCGAACACCACCAGCAGCGAGGTGATGAAGAGCAACGCCATCACCACCGGCCAGTCGTCCGCCTGAAGGGCGTCGTAATAGAGCCGCCCCATGCCCTTATAGTTGAATATCGTCTCCGTGATCACCGCCCCGCTGAAAATACCCGGGATCTCCAAAGTCAGGATGGTCACGATGGGGATGAGGGCGTTGCGCAACGCATGCTTCATGATCACCACCCGCTCGATCAACCCCTTCGCCCGAGCCGTGCGCACATAATCCTGACGGAGCACCTCCAGCATGGAAGAGCGGGTGTAGCGGCTCCAGCCGGCCATGTAGAGGAGGCTCAGGACCAGGGTGGGCAGGATCAGGTGCACGGCCCGATCCAGGGGGGAGCCGGGGGTCGCGCCCAGCACGTGGAGAAGACTCCCCGGCGGAGGCGGACGCAGGCTGAAGGTGTTCCCCGTGGGGAGATACGGCAGGCCCAGGACCTGATACCAGGGGGAGCGCGGGCCGCTGAAGAGGAAGATCATCATCAATCCGAACCAGAACACCGGCATCGCGGTCCCGAAGAAGGCGAAGGTCGTCGCCGCATAATCCAAGAGGGAATATTGCCGCACCGCTGAGTAAATGCCGATGGGGATGGCCACCAGAAGGGAGAGCAGCGTCGCGGAGGTCATCAGGAGGAGGGTGTTGGGAAGACGGAACCAGATCAGATCGATCACCCTCTGCCCTGCGGCCAGCCGCCAGGAGTCGCCGAAGTCGAAGCGGATCACCCCCCGGGTGCACTCTGTTGGGATCTGCCGGCAGCTGGTTCGCTGAAGATGGGAAAGCCCTACGTCATCCAGCCAGTCCTCCCCCAGAAGCCAGACGATATATCGCCAGTGCAACGGTCGGTGTAATCCCAGGAACTCCTCGATCCTCCGGATCTCCTCCGGGCTCAGACGGCTTTTCCGATCCGCTCCCAGATTGATCCCGCTCAACGGCCCTCCCGGGGCCAAGTTCATGATCGCGTAGATCGCCATCGATGAAAGGAGAATGACGATCATCATTTGGAACAGACGACGGATCAAATAGTTGACCATCGCCATCTCCCCTCGCCCAGCTTGGTGAAAACCGCACAACGCCCACCGACCCCATAGGCTGCACCTGAAGCCGGATCACCCTTGTTCTTCCGGGCTGCGAGGCCGAATCGAACAGCCCCTGTTATTGTAACAAGCCATGTTTTTCTAACACAAGTTTACAAGTGGCTCCCTGCTCGATCGGACGACGAGGAGCTCCCGGATCAGCGGGGGACCGCGGTCCGTCGCTCCAGAAGGCGAACGAGCATAGAGAGCAGCAGGGTCATCGCCAGGTAGAGCAGGGCCACCGTGTTGTATACCTCGAAATACCGGAAGGTCCCCGCCGCCCGCTGGCGTCCCACATACATCAGCTCCGGCACGGCGATCACGGAGGCCAGGGCCGTGTCTTTCAGCATGGCGATGAAGTCGTTGCCCAGGGGAGGTAACACGTTCCGGATCGCCTGGGGGAGGATGACCAGGCGCATGGCCTGCCAGTAGGTCATCCCCAGGCTGCGGGCCGCCTCCATCTGGCCCCGGGGGATGGACTCGATGCCCGCCCGATACACCTCCGCCAGGTAGGCCCCGTAGCCGATGGCCAGGCCGGTCACCGCCCGGCCCATCTCGCTGCGGATCAGGCGGCCGAGCTCAGCCAGCGGGGCCAGCCCCCACGCTTGGCCGGCCTGGATCAGGGCATCCCCCATCGGTGGGGCGGCCACAAAGGCTACATAAAACAGCACCACCAGGAGCGGAACCCCGCGGATGAACTCCACGTAGAGCGTGGACAGGTTATAGAACACCACGTTCCGGGAGACCCGGCCCAGGCCGGCGATCAGCCCGAGGATCAGGGCGATGGCATAGGCGATCACCGTCAGCTGAAGGGTGACCGGGATGCCCCGGACCAGGAAGCGGACCGTCGCCTGATAATCCGGGGAGTTCAGGATCGCCACCCCGGTCCACAACCCGAACGTCCCCAGCATCACCGCCCACCAGGGCCACGTCCGCCAGTCCAGGCCGGATCGCCGCGGCGGCCGCGGGGAGGGAAGCGGAGCCTGTCGTTCGATGGAAACCGCCATCGCCGTCACTCCTTCCACCATCCGGGATGCCGGAGTTCATCCTCACCCATCTCGCAACGATTCCGCGCGATACCAATGGAGAGCCTTCGATGGGCACTGCCGATCTCTGAAAAAGGATGGGCCGCGAGAAGTTCCCGCGACCCATCCGAACGAAAGCTTCCATCTTCTTCGAAGATCATCCTACTGGCCCGGCTTGTATTCCTTGAACCACTTTTGATACAGCCGGTCCAGCGTGCCGTTCTCCTTCAGGACCTTCAGGGCGGCGTTGAAGGGAGCGACCAGATCGCTGCCCTTGGGGAAGCAGAGCCCGAGGTCCTCGCTGGTGAAGGGCTCCCCGGCGATCTTCAGCTTGCCCGGGTTCTGGGCCATGAAGCCATCGGCCGCCGGGCTGTCGATCACCACCGCGTCCACATCCTTGGCCAGGAGCGCCCGCACCGCCAGGTCGAAGGTGTCGTAGCGCTTGAGCTGCTTGGCCTCGTCGGCCACCAGAGTCTTGGCCGTCTCCTCGTTGGTGGTCCCGATCTGGACCCCCACGATCTTATCCTTGAGGTCGTCCTTGCTCTTGATCCGCTCCTCATCGGCCCGGACCAGCACCACCTGGCCGTAACGGAGGTAGGAATCGGAGAAGTCGAACTTCTGCTTGCGCTCCTCGGTGATAGTGATGCCGGAGGCGGCCAGGTCGAACTGCTTCTGCTCCAGGCCGGCGAAGATCCCCTCCCAGGCGGTGGAGATGATCTTCGGCTTGCAGTTGAGCAGCTTGCAGATCTCGTTGACCAGATCGACGTCGAAGCCCACGATCTCGTTGGTCTTGGGGTCGACGAACTCAAAAGGCGGGTAAGTGGTGTCGCTAGCGATCTTCAGCTCCCGCCCCCCCAGGTCGGGCAATTGCCCTCCGGCCCCGGGGGCCGGGGTCGGCGTGGCGGCTGGCTGACACGCAACCGCCAGCAACGCAGCGATCAGGATCCCCCACAGCAGGCGCCTCATGGTCTCCTCCTTCAGGATTTGGGCTTTCCGGGCAGCCGCCGCGGAAGCTGGGGCGAGGATCCGACCTCAGTGCATCCCCAGGTAAGCAGCCTGGACCAGTGGGTTCTCCGCCAGCTCCCGGGCCGTCCCCTCCAGGACGATCCGTCCGGTCTCCAGCACATAGCCACGGTGGGCCACCTGCAGGGCCATGTGGGCATTCTGCTCCACCAAGAGGATCGTTGTGCCCTGCCAGTTCAGTTGCCGGATGACCTCGAAGATGCTCTCCACCAGCACCGGCGCCAAGCCCATAGAGGGCTCATCCAGGAGCAGGATGCGGGGGCTCATCATCAGCGCCCGGGCGATAGCCAGCATCTGCTGCTCACCCCCAGAGAGGGTCCCCCCTTTTTGATGAAGCCGCTCCTTCAGACGGGGAAAGATGCTGAACACGAACTCCATCCGCCGGGCGATTTCCTGGCGGTCCTTCACCGTGTAGGCGCCCATCTCCAGGTTCTCCCACACCGTGAGCTGGGGGAAGATCCGCCGCCCCTCGGGGACGTGGCCGACGCCCCGGGCGACGATCTCGTGGGGAGGTAGATGGGTGATGTCCTCCCCGTTGAGGAGCACCTGGCCGTGACGCGCCCGGACCAGGCCGGAGATGGTGCGCAGCGTGGTGCTTTTTCCGGCGCCGTTGGCTCCGATAAGGGTGACGATCTCCCCCGGCTCCACCTTAAACGAAATGCCCTTGAGGGCATGGATATGTCCATAATAGGTATGGACATCCCTCAGCTCCAGAACGGCCATCGCTCCGCTCCCGAACCACCCGAGTTTTTCCTCCGAAGGCCCTCCCCTTTCATCCGGCGACCGCTCCCATCGCCACACCCCGCCCCAGGTAGGCCTCGATCACCCGCGGGTTCCGGCGGACCTCCTCCGGGGCTCCCTCGGCGATCTTCTCCCCGTAGTCCAGGACGGTAACCCGTTCGGAGATCCCCATCACCACCCGCATCTGGTGCTCGATCAGGATGACCGTGATGCCCAGCTCATCCCGGAGGCGCCGGATCAGGCGCGTGGTCTCCGCCGTCTCCTGGGGGTTCATCCCGGCCGTCGGCTCATCCAGGAGGATCAGCTTGGGACGGGCGGCCAGGGCTCGGGCCAGCTCCACTTTGCGCTGCTCCCCATACGGCAGGTTCTTGGCCAGCTCATCGGGGGAGGCCCGAAGCCCGACGAACCGGATCAGCCGCAACGCTTCCTCCCGCAGCTGCCGCTCCTCCTCCCGAAAGCGAGGCGTCTGAAAGAGGATATCCACAGGGTTCGCCCGGAAACGCGTGTGCATCCCGACCAGGATGTTCTCCATCACCGTCATGTTGCCGAAGAGACGGATGTTCTGGAAGGTCCGGGCGATGCCCCTTGCGGTGATCTGATCCGGCCGGAGCCCCACGAGGGAGCGGCCTTCGAAGAGGATCTCCCCTTCATCCGGCTTGTAGATCCCGGTGATGAGGTTGAAGAGCGTCGTCTTCCCGGCCCCGTTGGGCCCGATGATGCTGACGATGCGACCGGGCTCCAGGGTGAAATCGACCCGGTTCACGGCCACCAGGCCCCCGAAGCGCTTGGTGACTTTCTTCAATTCCAGCAGGTAGGCCATCCGGATGCCTCCCGGAACTCGTGTTCCATCACCGTGAGCCGTTCCGACACCGCCCTTCCCGGCCCCGTTTGGCCGGAGGTCAATCCCGTGCGGGCTTGACCTCCGGCGCGGGCACCACCGGCGGGAGCTCCTCCTCCACAGGCAGGCGCTCCAGCTCCTCCTCCCGTCCCATGGCTTCGGCCAGCTCCAGTCGATGGCGCCGCTCGGGGATCAAGCCCTGGGGGCGCAGGATCATCATCAGGATGAGCAGGATCCCGAAGACCAGGCGCTCATACTTGGCCGGCTCCAGCTGGGTCGGCCACTGGCTGAGGGGGAAATTGATCAGCGGGATCACCACCCCAGCCTGGCGCAGCTTGTTCAGCATCAACGAGAGGCCCTTCAGGATCTGGAGGTTGAGGATGGTCACCACCGTGGCCCCCACAATGGCGCCGGGGATGCTCCCCATGCCGCCCACGATCACCATCACCAGCACCCCGATGGATTCCATAAACGTGAAACTCTCGGGGTTGATGAAATACTGCTTAGCGGCGAAGATCATCCCCATGGCGCCGGCGAAGGAAGCCCCGGTGGCGAAAGCGGCCAGCTTCATCCGCACGAGAGGGATCCCCATGGCCTGGGCGGCCAGCTCATCCTCCCGGATCGCCGTCCACGCCCGCCCCACCCAGGAGTTCTCCAGACGCCGGGCCATCCAGATCGCAAACCCGATCACCAGCAGGACCAGGAAGTAGAAATAAAGCGCATAAAGGGTGGGGTCCTCCAGGCGGATCCCCAGGGCGTGCAACCACGGCTTGAAGAACAGGGGCGGCCGTTGCACCGGGCGGATCCCCTGCGGGCCGTTGGTCAGGTTGATCGGCTTGTCCAGGTTGTTCACGATGACGCGGATCACCTCGCCGAAGGCGAGCGTGACGATGGCGAGGTAGTCTCCTCGCAGCCGCAGCACCGGCAGTCCCAGGAGGATCCCGGTGAGGGCCGCCACCCCCACCGCCAGGAAGAGGAAGAGGAAGAACCATTCCGGCTCCAGGGGAAAGCGGTTGGTCCCGAAGGCGATGTTGGCCTGCGGGGAGCCGAAGATGGCCCACAGATACGCGCCAACAGCATAAAAGGCCACATACCCCAGGTCCAGCAGCCCGGCGAAGCCCACCACGATGTTCAGCCCCAGGGCCATCGCCGCGAAGATCCCCACCTGGGTGGCGACCTCCAGCAGGAACGTGTTCCGGATCCCCAGAAGAGGGAGGAGGACCAGCAGGATGGCCAAACCCAGGAAGGCCCTCAGCGCTCCGGACAGGGGAGCGTAGTAGATCACCAGTAAGGAGCCCAGGAAGGCCGCGAAGGCCAGGGCGGAGACCAGAGGAAACCAGACCGCATCCCGCAGCCCCGGCTGGCTCAACCAGTTCATCAACAGAATGGCGGCGACGATGTAGCCCAGCACTCCAACGAGATAGATCGAACGCCCGTTTCGGATCTGGGCGATCCACTCCACGGCCTTGGTGCGGATCATCCTGCACCTCTTCGCCTCAGGAATGCCTCGCTACGCCTTCTGACCCACTTGCTCGCCGAGCAGGCCCGTCGGGCGGAACATCAGGATCAGGATCAGGATCAGGAAGGCGAAGATGTCCTTATATTCCGCCCCGAAGGCCCCGCCGGTAAACTGAGAGAGATAGGCCCCTGCGAAGCCCTCCAGGACCCCCAGGACGATCCCGCCGAGCATGGCCCCGGTGATGTTGCCGATGCCGCCCAGGACCGCCGCGGTGAAGGCCTTGATCCCCGGGATGAAGCCCACGTAGGGGTCGATGCGGCCCACCCGGATCCCATACAGCACGCCGGTGGCCCCGCCCAAGGCACCACCGATCAGGAAGGTCAGCATGATAATCCGATCGACGTCCACCCCCATCAGCGCCGCCGTGGGTCGATCTTGGGCCACCGCCCGGATCGCCCGGCCCAGCCGGGTCGCGTTCACCACGAAGTTCAAACCGGTGAGCATCAATAAAGAGGCGATGATAATAAAGACCACCTTCGCCTGGATCTGCATCTGGACCGGCTGGCCGGCCACCGTGAAGGCGGCGATGGGGATCTGCTGATTCAGGACGGGGAAGGAGGGATAATTTCGATAGAAAGCGTTGTTCAAGAGGCCCTCAAGGGCCCGGACGGCGTCCTGGAGGAAGAACGAGACCCCGATCGCGGAGATCAGGGGCACCAGGCGAGGCGCCCCCCGCAGCGGCCGGTAGGCGATCCGCTCGATGGCCACCGCCAGCAGCCCGCTGCCGACCATCCCGGCGGCCACCGCCAGCAGGATCCCGGCCATGATCAGCATCAAGGGGGCCGTGGAGGGGATGGCCAGGGCGAGCATGAGCTCCACGCCGATGAACGCCCCGACCATGAAGATCTCACTGTGAGCGAAGTTGATGAACTGCAGCACCCCGTAGACCATCGTGTAGCCCAGGGCGATCATCGCGTAAAGGAAGCCGATGACCAGGCCGTCGATGGCCACCTGGGGCAATGTGCGGACGACAAACTGGAGAAGCGTCATCCCCCCGGTCACCGGGCGGTTGAAGAGGGCGGCGAGGAGGAGGATGATCGAGCCGATCACCAGAAGGCTGATCGCCACAAAGACGAAGAGCTGGATCAGCGGGACTACCAGGGCCTGATAAAGAAGGGATTCCGAGAGCTTCCCGCGCATTCCTCACAGATCCGCCATGGGATTTTGCTCCGCCCACCCCCTAACCGGGTGGGGAGGAAGGAGGCCCCTCCCCACCCGGCTCGGTTCCGCTTCGGCTTTTCACTGCACGCCGCACTTCGCCTTCAGCTCCGGCGTGAAGGGCGGCGGCGCCAGCTCCAGGGTCTTCACCAGCTCGTTCTTGCCCCAGTCCTCCGGATTGCCGGAGACCACCTTGATCACGAAGTATTTCGCCTTGACCGGGTCGCCCCGCTCGTCGAAGGTGATCACACCGGTGATCCCCTGGAAATCCTTGGTCGCCCGCACCTTCTCCGCCACCGCCTTGCGGCTCGGCTTCTGCCCACCGGCCTCCTGAATGGCCGCCTCGATGGCCTTCAGCACGATCGCCGTAGCATCGTAGGCCTGGGCCGAGAAGGGCTCGGGATCCTTGCCGAACTTCGCCTTGTAGTCCTCGATGAACTTCTTGGCCCCCTCGTAGACCGTCGGAGGCGCGGCCACGCTCGTGTAATACATCCCCACCACCGCTTCTCCGGCGATCTTCGCCAGCTCCGAGGAGTCCATCCCGTCCGGCCCCAGGAAAATGGCCTTCACGCCCTTCTCCCGGGCCTGCTTGAAGAAGACCCCCGCCTGATCGTAGATGCCGCCGAAGTAGATCAGCTCGGGGTTCACCGCCTGGATGGCTGTGATCAGCGGATCGAAGTTCGCCTTCTCCTCCGTCCCCTCGAAGCCCAGGACCTGGCCGCCCAGCTCCTCAAAGCGCTTCTTGAAGAACTCGGCCACGCCCTGGCCATAGGTCGTCTTGTCGTGGATCACGAAGGCGGTCTTGACCTTGAGCTCGTTGAAGGCGAACTCTGCACCCACCGCCCCCTGCACGTCGTCGCGGCCGCAGACCCGGTTCACCACCAGATACCCGCGGTCGGTGATGCAGGGGTTGGTGTTGGCCGGGGAGACCATGACCAGGTCGTAATCTTTATAGGTCTCCGAGGAGGGGATGGCCACGCCGGAGTTGAGGTGCCCGATCACCGCCAGGATGTCGGGGTCGTTGACCAGCTGCTTGGCGTTGGCCACGCCCACGTCGGGCTTGGCCTGGTCGTCGAAGGGCACCAGCTCCACCTTGAAGCCCAGGGCCTCAATGGGGCCTTTGAGCTGCTCGATGGCCAGCTGGGCCCCGTTCTTGATCCCCTCCCCCAGGGCCGCCTGGCCGCCCGAGAGCGGGCTCTGGGTGGCGATCTTGATGGTGCCCTTCACCGCTGGCGTCGGCGTCGCCGCCGGAGCAGCGGGTGTCGGGCTCGCCGCCGGAGCGACAGGGGCCTGGGTTGGGGTGGGCGTCGCCGCGGGAGCGCAGGCGGCGAGCAGCAGGCTGAACACCGTCAGCGCCATCAGGATCCTGGAAAACTTCATGGCCTCCTCCTTTTAGCGGGATTCACGGAAGGGAAAACTTTACAGGCAGAAAACACCCGGGACGACCGGGCTCCGCCCGACCGGAAAAAGGAGGATCCATCGCGGTCTCGCGCCGCCGCTGGCACCTCCTTTCCGCAAAGGACGGCTTGTTTGCAATTTTAGAAGCCCCCGTGCGATCTGTCAAGGCCACCCCGGACCCCCCTCGTTCTCCTACCCATCCGCAAAGTGGAACCTCCAAGTATCTTTTTGAGGCACAAAAGTTTGAGAAAACTCACAAGATCGCCCGAAGGAATGATCATCGTAGGGATCACCGAGTGGAGGGCGCTGTCGAGGAGGGGGATGGCTCCTCTAAGGCTTGGATCTCCTCCTCCGGGATGCCCAGGGCGCGCAGCTCCTCCTGCAGGTCAAATTTAAACCGCTGGAGCCAGTAGATAGGGACCTTCAGGTTGTAAAGAAAGATTTGCTCGTTGAGCTCGGCGATGCGTCGGGCGAAGGCCCGCAGGGCCCGTTCCCACTCCGCCTCAATCCACTCCCGCTCCCGTCGGCTCCGCGGGTCGGATTTCCCCGCCAGGGCCTGCAGGGCCTCCTGACGCCACTGGAGGGTCCGCCGCAGATCCTGCCGGGCCTGTTCGATCCCCCGCCGGATGGCCAAATCCGCCTCGATCCACTCCGGCCGGGCATCGTTCTGCCGGAGAAGATGATAGGCGATGGCAAGCCCAGGCTCCAGGTAGGGGTTCTCCTCCAGCTGCAGCGGCCGCCCCTTGCCCGGGAGGTGATCGAACTCCCCCCGGCGCATCGCCTCCAGGATCTTCTGCTCCACCCACTCGCCCCAGTTCACCATCACGGGCCTCGCCGGTTGAGCTGCTTCCTTTCACCGGAGCCGCATTTCACTGGAGTGCCCGGGGAACACCTTGGCCTGCGGGTTAATGTAGGTGGCTGCGTAGTTCACCGCCGTGGCCGCCTGGGCGAAGCCGATCACGATGAGGTTCAGCGGCTCCACCCCTTCCGGCGCCGTGATGTCCCCCGCGGCGTAGACGCCGGGCAGGTTGGTCTCCATGCGGGCGTTCACTTTGATGTAGCGGCTCCCCACCGTCTCCAGCCCCCAGCCCTTGATCGGCCCCAGGTCCGCCTTGAACCCCAGGCTCATGATCACCGCGTCCACCGGGATCACCGTCTCCTCCCCGGTGCGGTTATCAAAGATCACCGCCTCCCGGATCCAGCCGTCCGGCCCGGGATGGAGGGCTTTCAACTCATGGAAGAGCCGGACCTCCACGCCGGAGCGCATAAGCTCGGCCACGCTGCCCGGGTGAGCACGGAACTGGTCACGGCGATGGATCAGGGTGATGTGGGCGGCGAAGTCCTTGAGGTTGAGGGCCCAGTCCACCGCTGTGTCGCCACCTCCCACGATCAGCAGCCGCTTGTTGCGGAAGGGCCGGCGCTCGGTCACCACGTAATATAGCCCCCGCCCCTCATACTGGTCGATCTCGGGCTTGCCGATCCGATTGGGCTGGAAGGCCCCGATGCCCGCGGCGATCAGCACCGTCCGGGCCCGATGGATGCCCCGATCGGTCTCCACGGCCCAGAGGGCATCCTCCCGTCGCAACCCCACGGCGCGCTCCCCCAGGCAGAAGATGGGATTGAACATGGAAGCCTGTTCCACCAGCAAGCGCACCAGATCCTTGGCCAGGATCTTGGGATGGCCCGGCACATCATAGATGAATTTTTCGGGATACAGCACGGCCAGCTGGCCCCCGGGCTGGGGCAGGGCGTCGATGACCTTGACGCTGAGGCCGCGAAGCCCGGCGTAGAAAGCCCCGAACAGACCGGTCGGCCCCGCGCCGATGATGACCAAATCCACCGGGCCCGCGTCTTCACGCACTGGAGCCTCCGACATCTCCGCCTCCTTCGGTCCGGATGTTTCGTCGCCTCCCATTATAATTTGGGAGAAAGGAGAAATCCCTTCCCGAAGCAGCGTCCCGCCGAGGCCCAGGCGAAGCCCTCCATCCACCCTGCCCGGGGCCCGGCAGGAGCCCCACGCCCCGGGTATAATCGAGGTATCTTAAGCCGGGGAGTCCCGGCGATCTCAGGGAGGTCCGTTCCGATGGCGATCGCACGTCCCAGAACGCGCGTCCCCCTGTGGGGATGGATCGTCGGGCTGGTCGGCCTGGCCCTGCTGGCCCTAGCCGGCGTCGGCCTGGCGGCCCGCTCCGCCGGCGCGGCTTGCCAAACGGCCACCGCCGCTCAGCCCCTCCAGCTGCCTACCTTCCGGATGGCCCCGGTCGATCCATCGCAGACCCTCCGGGCCGCCGTCCAGCCTTTCGCGGAGCCGGATCACGCGCTCCGGGAGGCCCTGACCCGCCTGCCTCCGACGCTGAAACCCACAGGCCCCTATTACGCGGTGCGTTTCTGCGGCGAGCCCCCGCTTCCCCTTCGGGTCACCGTTTACATCCCGGAGGGAGTGGAGCCCTGGACGACGGCCGA is from Thermoflexus hugenholtzii JAD2 and encodes:
- a CDS encoding NAD(P)/FAD-dependent oxidoreductase — encoded protein: MSEAPVREDAGPVDLVIIGAGPTGLFGAFYAGLRGLSVKVIDALPQPGGQLAVLYPEKFIYDVPGHPKILAKDLVRLLVEQASMFNPIFCLGERAVGLRREDALWAVETDRGIHRARTVLIAAGIGAFQPNRIGKPEIDQYEGRGLYYVVTERRPFRNKRLLIVGGGDTAVDWALNLKDFAAHITLIHRRDQFRAHPGSVAELMRSGVEVRLFHELKALHPGPDGWIREAVIFDNRTGEETVIPVDAVIMSLGFKADLGPIKGWGLETVGSRYIKVNARMETNLPGVYAAGDITAPEGVEPLNLIVIGFAQAATAVNYAATYINPQAKVFPGHSSEMRLR